The following coding sequences are from one Novosphingobium sp. Gsoil 351 window:
- a CDS encoding nitronate monooxygenase family protein — translation MPFKTRITELLGIEHPIVQGGMQGVGVAELASAVSNAGGLGILTGITQPTPQALRDEIERCRSMTPKPFGVNLTVFPTINSPDYKAYAQAIIDSGVKVVETAGTPAVREIWEMLKPHGIVILHKCTAVRHALSAEKAGCDVISIDGFECAGHPGEDDIPGLILIPAAADKVKIPMLASGGFGDGRGLIAALALGADGINMGTRFCATQEAKIHPSVKQAYIDNDERGTYLIFRNFKNTARVGKSEVSTEVVRRLSAPDAKFKDVQELVAGTAGRELLKTGDLSKGVFWAGMIQGLIHDIPTVQNLIDRIVGEAEDIVNGRLQGMLGVRVPAVAA, via the coding sequence ATGCCCTTCAAAACCCGTATTACCGAACTGCTCGGAATCGAGCATCCGATCGTTCAGGGTGGGATGCAGGGCGTGGGCGTGGCCGAACTGGCGAGCGCCGTTTCGAATGCAGGCGGCCTTGGCATTCTGACTGGAATTACCCAGCCGACGCCACAAGCGCTGCGCGACGAGATCGAGCGCTGCCGCAGCATGACCCCCAAGCCGTTCGGAGTGAATCTGACCGTCTTCCCGACGATTAATTCGCCTGACTACAAGGCTTACGCACAGGCGATCATCGACAGCGGGGTGAAGGTCGTCGAGACCGCCGGAACCCCGGCGGTGCGTGAAATCTGGGAGATGCTGAAGCCCCACGGCATCGTCATCCTCCACAAATGCACCGCAGTGCGACACGCGCTTTCTGCGGAAAAGGCCGGCTGCGACGTGATTTCCATCGATGGTTTCGAATGCGCCGGCCATCCCGGCGAGGACGACATTCCCGGGCTGATCCTCATTCCGGCCGCAGCGGACAAAGTGAAAATCCCTATGCTCGCCAGCGGAGGCTTTGGCGACGGCCGCGGGCTGATCGCCGCCCTGGCTCTCGGCGCAGACGGTATCAATATGGGCACCCGCTTCTGCGCGACGCAAGAGGCCAAAATCCATCCCAGCGTCAAGCAAGCGTACATCGACAACGACGAGCGCGGTACTTACCTGATCTTCCGTAACTTCAAGAACACCGCGCGGGTCGGCAAGAGCGAAGTCTCGACGGAGGTGGTTCGCCGGCTCAGCGCGCCCGATGCGAAGTTCAAGGATGTCCAGGAACTGGTCGCGGGCACCGCTGGGCGCGAACTGCTCAAAACCGGCGACTTATCCAAGGGGGTGTTCTGGGCGGGCATGATCCAGGGCCTGATCCACGACATTCCGACGGTGCAGAACCTGATAGACCGGATCGTCGGCGAGGCGGAAGATATCGTCAATGGCCGCCTGCAAGGCATGCTCGGGGTAAGGGTTCCGGCAGTCGCTGCTTGA
- a CDS encoding dodecin: protein MDQHVYKIVEIVGTSGSSIEDAIQTGITRAAQSLRKIGWFEVLETRGHVVDGRIDRYQVTMKLGFTLEGVASESL from the coding sequence ATGGATCAGCACGTCTATAAAATCGTTGAAATCGTTGGCACGTCGGGATCGAGCATCGAAGACGCGATTCAGACCGGGATTACTCGCGCCGCCCAGAGCCTACGCAAAATCGGCTGGTTTGAAGTTTTAGAGACACGTGGCCACGTCGTCGATGGACGCATTGACCGTTACCAAGTGACCATGAAGCTTGGTTTCACGCTCGAGGGAGTGGCGAGTGAGTCACTTTGA
- a CDS encoding enoyl-CoA hydratase/isomerase family protein, which translates to MAHDGLLDSSFSPLLGEPLLLCNADALPAPKPRAAIVIAVDRGGAVPEIDPSQCDVLITTRMEAPLPWVSIPMARLNSQLKQARENIGRSPVAATVLTQVLRLSENLSFEDALAVESFAYSALLGGGEFQDWRKSKCSLIKPAGGSVHYDRIDDSVTLVLASPSTRNAMSAAMRDALYEALANVVEDPSQPTLSLRGEGRCFSSGGDIAEFGSASDLAAAHVVRTSRSCAALLHRLKDRVEVRIHGACIGSGIEMAAACARIFAAPNTFVHLPELKMGLIPGAGGTVTLPRRIGRHRTAWLALSGLRIGATQGRAWGLLDMIMK; encoded by the coding sequence ATGGCTCACGACGGTTTGCTCGACAGTTCGTTTTCCCCCTTGCTCGGCGAACCACTGCTTTTGTGTAATGCCGATGCGTTGCCGGCGCCAAAGCCGCGCGCAGCCATCGTGATCGCGGTGGATCGTGGTGGTGCCGTGCCCGAGATCGATCCTAGTCAGTGCGACGTGCTAATCACGACACGTATGGAAGCCCCGTTGCCCTGGGTGAGCATACCGATGGCCCGGTTGAACTCGCAGCTCAAGCAGGCCAGGGAGAACATCGGTCGATCTCCAGTTGCCGCCACGGTACTGACGCAAGTGCTGCGTTTAAGCGAAAATCTGTCCTTCGAAGACGCGCTCGCGGTAGAATCGTTTGCCTATTCAGCGTTGCTTGGAGGCGGGGAATTCCAGGATTGGCGGAAGTCGAAGTGTTCTTTGATAAAACCGGCCGGCGGATCCGTGCACTACGACCGCATAGATGACAGCGTAACGCTGGTGCTCGCTAGCCCGTCGACCCGCAATGCCATGAGCGCCGCAATGCGCGACGCGCTCTACGAAGCCCTAGCCAATGTGGTCGAAGATCCGAGCCAACCCACCCTTTCCTTGCGCGGTGAGGGTCGTTGTTTTTCCAGTGGAGGCGATATTGCCGAGTTCGGTTCCGCCAGCGATCTTGCTGCGGCGCACGTCGTTCGCACTTCGCGCAGCTGCGCTGCATTGTTGCATCGACTTAAGGACCGTGTCGAAGTGCGGATCCACGGAGCCTGCATCGGCTCCGGTATCGAGATGGCTGCGGCCTGCGCCAGGATATTTGCCGCGCCTAATACATTTGTTCACCTTCCTGAACTGAAGATGGGCCTCATTCCCGGCGCCGGTGGGACCGTGACGCTGCCACGCCGCATCGGCCGCCACCGCACTGCTTGGCTCGCGCTGTCCGGGTTGCGCATTGGTGCAACGCAGGGCCGCGCTTGGGGTCTGCTCGACATGATAATGAAATGA
- a CDS encoding acyl-CoA dehydrogenase family protein: protein MSGVEEFRLRSIAWLDSVAATFGSEARHELSPSGDLALGRRYMAAKYEAGFSGINWPVEFGGQGLSPLHKITFDTEEMRYRMPTGYFSVSIGMPVPVLIRFGQDREWVKQRVIRALRGEEIWCQLFSEPAAGSDLAGLRTRAEPDGNGWKLNGQKLWTSWAQYSDFGVIVARTDISAFKHKGLTYYWVDMKAPGVQVRPIKLAGGDSHVNEVFFDDVKLTDAQRISPVGGGFAVAMATLMIERYAATDSAGSGPHLDLFIELARQLQINGKPALQDGRVRSAISRNYAMRRGLDAITARAMKMMEAGMEPGPEGALNKLFSVRSRQRLSELAIDLQGNTAFAFDPHSFVKEDWTASWLNAPTGRIAGGADEMLLNTIAERILGLPQDYRPDKGVPFNEIPA from the coding sequence ATGAGTGGCGTTGAAGAATTTCGTTTGCGGTCAATCGCGTGGCTTGATTCGGTCGCTGCAACCTTCGGCTCGGAAGCGCGACACGAGCTCTCGCCTAGCGGCGACCTGGCCCTCGGTCGGCGCTATATGGCGGCCAAATACGAGGCGGGCTTCTCAGGTATTAACTGGCCGGTCGAATTTGGCGGGCAGGGCCTGTCCCCACTGCACAAGATCACTTTCGACACCGAGGAAATGCGGTACCGGATGCCGACGGGATATTTTAGCGTCTCGATTGGAATGCCGGTGCCGGTTCTCATCCGCTTCGGTCAGGACCGTGAATGGGTAAAGCAACGGGTGATAAGGGCACTCCGTGGCGAAGAAATCTGGTGTCAACTTTTCTCCGAGCCCGCCGCTGGCTCTGACCTTGCCGGCTTGCGCACCCGGGCCGAGCCCGACGGTAACGGCTGGAAGCTAAACGGGCAGAAGCTGTGGACCAGTTGGGCGCAGTATAGCGACTTCGGCGTGATCGTCGCCCGCACCGATATCAGCGCCTTCAAACACAAAGGGCTCACCTATTACTGGGTCGATATGAAAGCGCCGGGAGTGCAGGTTCGCCCGATTAAGCTTGCGGGCGGCGACAGCCACGTGAACGAGGTGTTCTTCGACGACGTCAAACTGACCGATGCGCAGCGGATCAGCCCTGTCGGCGGAGGCTTTGCCGTCGCAATGGCAACGCTGATGATCGAGCGGTACGCGGCCACTGACAGCGCGGGGTCCGGACCGCATCTCGACCTGTTTATTGAGCTGGCGCGCCAGCTCCAGATCAACGGAAAGCCCGCGCTGCAGGATGGCCGTGTCCGCTCGGCCATCTCGCGCAACTATGCGATGCGCCGCGGGCTTGATGCGATCACTGCACGGGCCATGAAAATGATGGAGGCGGGGATGGAGCCGGGTCCGGAAGGGGCGCTCAACAAGTTATTTTCGGTGCGCAGCAGGCAAAGACTTTCTGAGCTTGCCATCGACCTTCAGGGCAACACTGCGTTTGCGTTTGACCCTCACTCGTTCGTCAAGGAGGACTGGACGGCTAGCTGGCTCAACGCTCCCACCGGACGTATCGCCGGCGGGGCGGATGAAATGCTGCTAAACACTATTGCCGAACGGATACTCGGTCTTCCGCAGGATTATCGACCCGACAAGGGCGTGCCGTTCAACGAGATTCCCGCCTAG
- a CDS encoding CoA transferase: MRERLALLPIAVTPDRLFTRDVLGGLQDPGKVSANGSCRIMRAGDGWVALNLARSDDVDLIPALTADLGDDWPTIERFAAARTTDDFVTAAAELQLPASRLAEARPIRLAQGGPGRPIRVLDLSALWAGPLCAGLLAKAGAIVVRIQNLARPDPVALNSPGLDGWLNAGKTSLALDLRTLDGRARLLREIGDADVLVTSARANALARLGVTSALFDHNLRLIWVAITAHGWSSDRVGFGDDCAFAGGLVGREGGEPRFMGDALADPLTGLEAALTALESLRTGQFGRLDIPLAGVAATYARAMAG, encoded by the coding sequence GTGCGCGAGCGGCTCGCTTTGCTGCCGATTGCGGTAACACCAGACCGCCTGTTTACCCGCGATGTGCTCGGGGGGCTGCAGGACCCTGGCAAGGTTTCGGCAAATGGCTCTTGTCGGATCATGCGCGCAGGAGATGGATGGGTCGCACTCAACCTCGCTAGGTCAGACGATGTTGATCTTATTCCCGCACTGACAGCGGACCTTGGCGATGACTGGCCGACGATCGAGCGCTTTGCTGCGGCGCGCACTACCGACGATTTCGTTACGGCGGCAGCCGAACTCCAACTCCCGGCTTCTAGGCTCGCCGAGGCCAGGCCTATCCGGCTCGCACAGGGCGGCCCGGGGCGCCCGATCCGGGTGCTTGATCTTTCCGCGCTGTGGGCCGGGCCCTTGTGCGCCGGTCTGCTTGCCAAAGCCGGCGCTATCGTTGTGCGGATCCAAAATCTCGCCCGACCCGACCCGGTGGCGCTGAATTCGCCCGGACTCGACGGTTGGCTGAACGCAGGGAAAACGTCGCTAGCGCTCGACCTGCGGACGCTCGATGGACGTGCAAGACTTCTCAGAGAGATTGGGGACGCCGACGTCCTGGTCACGAGCGCACGCGCGAATGCACTGGCTCGGCTGGGCGTTACGTCAGCGCTTTTCGATCATAATCTCCGATTGATCTGGGTGGCGATCACCGCTCATGGTTGGAGTAGCGATCGGGTCGGCTTCGGTGACGATTGTGCATTCGCTGGTGGTTTGGTGGGCCGGGAAGGTGGAGAGCCCCGCTTTATGGGTGACGCGCTCGCCGATCCGCTCACCGGGCTGGAGGCCGCGCTGACCGCGCTTGAGTCGCTCCGAACGGGGCAGTTCGGTCGCCTCGACATCCCGCTGGCGGGCGTAGCTGCGACTTACGCGCGGGCCATGGCCGGATGA